A stretch of the Colias croceus chromosome 13, ilColCroc2.1 genome encodes the following:
- the LOC123696609 gene encoding PWWP domain-containing protein 2A-like, with protein sequence MAAVLATADMTIQKNSQILVYVEEALEDLLVVSYSTETKKFQGVLLDSNKGNLPFGVYSLHPAFTKSTEKNAIKDEKLHSASQRFTYQEPQYANEDQKTKKQGPKTKPQPRQKMTVRLRPRKVLCSNCQGICNENNENVDVSKKRKLDSDDETSKQGSDSSKIEKEMMKGMLIPKLSRLQPSEITSAMKSTKTYQKSSEKIKSVKSEKCDDSEKVTRELAFVSVSDNGDNTCDIGDNKDSDAAFSNLFSSARTLKICFGEGEGTVVKIPPLNGDFNEDSGVCDMSKPIKIGSKAVKKALKKAKKQAKKTAVKPETWNNHSPKHIGALSPRNNVAKSPPSDPLEKKHKHKVKHKKKHRVPRKRDENSSKSDGDSNDYFNNIKDSCLKQKLSISLRRLSSNSYECREDMSDDCESETVPDFPADSEGIGGQLLRVSPGDIVWGKVVGFPWWPGRVLSVTPTSRAHVAWFASTTSSLMPCDSLCPFLEDYKVRFNKKKRGPYKEAVKQATIEAKRNESHADPLASPTHLTVSPRPIDVFS encoded by the exons atggcGGCTGTTCTAGCAACAGCCgatatgacgattcaaaagaaTTCACaaattttagtttatgttGAAGAAGCTTTAGAAGATTTACTGGTTGTTTCTTATTCAACTGAGACTAAAAAATTCCAAGGTGTACTTTTAGATTCTAATAAGGG TAATTTACCATTCGGTGTGTATAGCCTTCATCCAGCTTTCACAAAATCAACAGAGAAAAATGCCATTAAAGACGAGAAATTACATTCCGCCAGTCAAAGATTTACATACCAAGAGCCTCAATATGCGAATGAGgatcaaaaaactaaaaagcaaGGTCCCAAGACCAAACCACAACCACGCCAAAAGATGACGGTGCGGCTGCGACCTCGAAAAGTGTTGTGTTCTAATTGTCAAGGCATTTGCAATGAAAACAATGAAAACGTGGACGTGTCCAAAAAACGTAAATTAGATTCTGACGATGAAACATCTAAGCAAGGGTCTGACTCATCAAAAATAGAAAAAGAGATGATGAAGGGCATGTTGATACCTAAGCTATCTAGACTGCAACCTAGCGAAATAACGAGTGCAATGAAGTCAACAAAAACTTATCAGAAGAgtagtgaaaaaattaaaagtgtaAAAAGTGAAAAGTGTGATGATAGTGAAAAAGTGACTCGGGAGCTAGCTTTCGTTAGTGTTTCTGATAATGGTGATAATACATGTGATATTGGTGATAACAAGGACAGTGATGCAGCATTTAGTAATCTTTTCTCTAGTGCAAGAACTCTCAAAATATGTTTCGGTGAGGGTGAGGGGACCGTCGTTAAAATACCACCTCTTAACGGTGACTTCAATGAGGATTCCGGTGTATGTGATATGTCGAAACCTATAAAAATAGGTTCGAAAGCAGTTAAGAAAGCTTTGAAAAAAGCTAAAAAACAAGCTAAGAAAACTGCTGTAAAACCTGAAACATGGAATAATCATTCACCAAAACATATTGGTGCACTATCACCAAGAAACAATGTCGCTAAAAGCCCCCCATCTGACCCTCTAGAAAAGAAACACAAACATAAAGTCAAACACAAAAAGAAGCACAGAGTTCCTAGAAAACGTGATGAAAACTCGAGTAAAAGTGACGGTGATtcaaatgattattttaacaatataaaagacagttgtttaaagcaaaaactTTCAATAAGTTTGCGCCGACTGAGCAGTAATTCCTATGAATGTCGTGAGGATATGTCTGATGATTGTGAGAGTGAGACGGTTCCTGACTTCCCAGCTGATTCGGAAGGTATCGGTGGGCAGTTGCTTAGAGTCTCGCCTGGTGATATAGTTTGGGGCAAGGTTGTCGGCTTCCCCTGGTGGCCTGGCCGGGTTTTAAGTGTTACACCTACATCTCGTGCTCATGTTGCATGGTTCGCTTCTACAACATCATCCCTCATGCCATGTGATAGTTTATGCCCATTCTTAGAAGACTATAAG GTACGctttaacaagaaaaaaaggGGGCCCTACAAAGAGGCTGTGAAGCAAGCAACGATAGAGGCTAAACGGAACGAATCTCACGCAGATCCGCTGGCCAGCCCCACGCACTTGACCGTCTCGCCGCGCCCCATCGATGTGTTCTCGTAA
- the LOC123696906 gene encoding sideroflexin-2, producing the protein MAAEKRIDITQPLWDQSTFVGRFRHFAFISNPLLSLVPEKELYQAKELYVNYKEGKEPSGTTIDQVVRAKQLYESAFHPDSGELQNVFGRMSFQMPGGCLVTGAMLQWYRTATAVVFWQWVNQSFNALVNYTNRNANSPLTTKQMGVAYVSATSAAMATALTFKFVIQKRATNPILARFVPFVAVASANWVNIPLMRQNEILLGLDVTDENGKIIGKSQLAPVKGISQVVTSRIVMCAPGMLLLPVIMERLEPKAWMQRIKWAHIGIQTGIVGLFLTFMVPTACALFPQRCKLSIDTIKRFEQDRYEEILKNTDGKPPKYVYFNKGL; encoded by the exons ATGGCTGCAGAAAAAAGAATTGACATCACCCAGCCTCTATGGGACCAAAGCACGTTTGTGGGCAGATTTCGGCATTTTGCCTTCATCTCGAATCCTCTCCTCTCTCTTGTTCCGGAGAAGGAATTGTACCAGGCTAAAGAGCTCTATGttaattataa GGAAGGAAAAGAGCCCTCCGGAACAACAATAGACCAAGTGGTGAGAGCGAAACAGTTATACGAATCGGCATTTCATCCAGACAGCGGTGAACTACAAAATGTCTTCGGAAGAATGTCATTCCAAATGCCTGGAGGATGTCTCGTTACAGGCGCTATGTTGCAGTGGTAcag AACAGCCACAGCGGTAGTATTCTGGCAGTGGGTCAACCAATCATTCAATGCTTTGGTTAATTATACGAACCGTAACGCTAATTCGCCATTAACAACTAAGCAAATGGGCGTGGCGTATGTGTCAGCGACATCCGCGGCCATGGCTACGGCGCTAACGTTCAAATTCGTTATACAGAAACGCGCGACCAATCCCATTTTGgcg agaTTTGTACCTTTTGTAGCGGTAGCGTCGGCCAACTGGGTCAACATTCCATTGATGAGGcagaatgaaatattattag GTCTTGATGTAACAGATGAAAATGGAAAGATTATTGGAAAATCACAATTGGCCCCTGTTAAAGGAATTTCACAAGTTGTTACTTCTAG gATAGTAATGTGCGCGCCCGGTATGTTACTCTTACCTGTTATTATGGAAAGATTGGAGCCTAAAGCGTGGATGCAGAGAATTAAATGGGCACATATTGGGATACAGACCGGCATTGTTGGACTTTT cttAACATTCATGGTGCCTACCGCGTGCGCTTTATTCCCTCAGAGAtg CAAATTATCCATTGACACAATTAAGAGGTTCGAACAAGACAGATACGAAGAAATATTGAAGAACACAGATGGAAAACCGcctaaatatgtttatttcaacaagggactgtaa